A stretch of Streptomyces vietnamensis DNA encodes these proteins:
- a CDS encoding ABC transporter substrate-binding protein, whose translation MNRRSFLTTAATVAGTAAMAPLLSACGGGSDRKAGANTKEGLKSALPTYVANANAVKPDIAPVRGAGDAATDPAYLSYPASPPSSVSGVPGKGGSYTAVTPLWGTAPPVGNSFYQAMNKALGVELTVKPTDGINYNTIIPTMTAAKKLPDWINLPAWMNNNFNTGGLAGTQLADLTPYLSGDNIKKYPNLAALPTGAWQHGVWGDKLYGIPCFSTSFGIPGATFYRRDVLEARGITADQIRSADDLMNLGKELTDAKRGVWAFDDVWTYLQFSWNVPMNWRIDNGKLVHPFETQEFLEAIDWHNRLAASGYMHPDALAGDVANGATRFYSGKTLIGGGGLGAWNLADHQSGVAADPHYRRGAFNAITADGKGKPVIYMGAAASMISYLNANLKPAQIEELLAVANYLAAPYGTAEYTMVNFGVEGVHHTRANGVPTFTEEGKKDVQVTSYQFLAAAPSVTSNPGGEQITRDYASWSAANVEYLTKPPFWGMNLSMPQAIASAAAAQNVNDTIKDCYHGKKKVSEVQAAIAGWRSGPGERLKRWMTDNVLDKYGTGQ comes from the coding sequence TTGAACCGCAGAAGCTTCCTGACCACCGCCGCCACGGTCGCGGGAACCGCCGCGATGGCACCCCTGCTGTCCGCCTGCGGCGGCGGCTCGGACAGGAAGGCCGGGGCGAACACCAAGGAGGGCCTCAAGTCCGCCCTGCCGACCTACGTAGCCAACGCCAACGCGGTCAAGCCGGACATAGCCCCCGTGCGGGGCGCGGGCGACGCCGCGACCGACCCGGCCTACCTCTCCTACCCAGCCTCCCCGCCGTCCAGCGTCTCCGGCGTTCCGGGCAAGGGAGGCAGCTACACGGCGGTCACCCCGCTGTGGGGCACGGCCCCACCGGTCGGCAACTCCTTCTACCAGGCGATGAACAAGGCACTCGGAGTCGAGCTGACCGTCAAGCCGACGGACGGAATCAACTACAACACCATCATCCCGACGATGACCGCCGCCAAGAAGCTGCCGGACTGGATCAACCTGCCGGCCTGGATGAACAACAACTTCAACACCGGTGGGCTGGCCGGCACCCAGCTCGCGGACCTGACCCCCTACCTGTCCGGCGACAACATCAAGAAGTACCCCAACCTGGCCGCCCTGCCCACCGGCGCCTGGCAGCACGGCGTCTGGGGCGACAAGCTCTACGGAATCCCCTGCTTCTCCACCAGCTTCGGCATCCCCGGCGCCACCTTCTACCGCCGGGACGTCCTCGAGGCCCGGGGCATCACGGCCGACCAGATCAGGTCCGCCGACGACCTGATGAACCTCGGCAAGGAACTGACCGACGCCAAACGGGGCGTGTGGGCCTTCGACGACGTGTGGACCTACCTCCAGTTCTCCTGGAACGTCCCCATGAACTGGAGGATCGACAACGGCAAGCTGGTCCACCCGTTCGAGACCCAGGAGTTCCTGGAGGCCATCGACTGGCACAACCGCCTGGCCGCCTCGGGCTACATGCACCCGGACGCGCTCGCCGGTGACGTCGCCAACGGGGCCACCCGCTTCTACAGCGGCAAGACGCTCATCGGAGGCGGCGGGCTGGGCGCCTGGAACCTGGCCGACCACCAGTCCGGCGTCGCCGCGGATCCGCACTACCGGCGCGGCGCCTTCAACGCCATCACCGCCGACGGCAAGGGCAAACCCGTGATCTACATGGGCGCCGCCGCCAGCATGATCAGCTACCTCAATGCCAATCTGAAGCCGGCGCAGATCGAGGAACTGCTCGCCGTCGCGAACTACCTCGCCGCGCCCTACGGCACGGCCGAGTACACCATGGTCAACTTCGGCGTCGAGGGCGTCCACCACACCCGGGCGAACGGCGTGCCGACCTTCACGGAGGAGGGGAAGAAGGACGTCCAGGTGACGAGCTACCAGTTCCTGGCCGCCGCCCCCTCCGTGACCAGCAACCCGGGCGGCGAGCAGATCACCAGGGACTACGCGAGCTGGTCGGCCGCCAACGTCGAGTACCTCACCAAGCCGCCCTTCTGGGGCATGAACCTCAGCATGCCGCAGGCCATCGCCTCGGCGGCTGCCGCCCAGAACGTCAACGACACCATCAAGGACTGCTACCACGGCAAGAAGAAGGTCTCCGAGGTGCAGGCCGCCATCGCCGGCTGGCGCTCCGGCCCCGGTGAGCGGCTCAAGCGGTGGATGACCGACAACGTCCTCGACAAGTACGGCACCGGCCAGTGA